From a region of the Oncorhynchus mykiss isolate Arlee chromosome 32, USDA_OmykA_1.1, whole genome shotgun sequence genome:
- the LOC110488379 gene encoding prolyl endopeptidase, with protein sequence MAFKYPAARRDESKVDDYHGVKIYDPYAWLEDPDSDETKAFVEEQNKLTMPFLEQCAVRPQFHQRLTELYDYPKYSCPYKRGNRYFYFHNQGLQNQDALYVQDSLDGPATVFFDPNTLSEDGTVALKMGRLSEECEYFAYGLSSSGSDWVTVHFLKADDLTKLPDVLDRVKFSCLAWTHDARGVFYNCYPRQDGKADGTETTSNLNQKLYYHVIGTNQSEDILVAEFPDNPKWHSGVTVSDDGRYAVLDITEGCEPVNQLWYCDLQKLPNGITGLLPWVKLVANFEAQYSYITNEGSVFTFRTNLDAPRYCLINIDLEKPDKDHWRTLLPQHDKDVLGSVACVNQHHLLVNYVHDVKDILQLYELSTGGLVRDLPLDVGTVVGLSCKKKHSDFFYKFTSFTTPGVIYHCDLSQASPEPTVFRQVEVKGIQQEDYETNQVFYPSKDGTKIPMFLVHARGLKKDGSHPVFLYGYGGFENSIQPYYNVPYLLFVRHLGGILAVANIRGGGEYGQTWHKGGTLGNKMNCFDDFQCAAEYLIQENYTTASRIAINGASNGGLLVAACVNQRPDLFGCAVAEVGVMDMLKFHKFTIGHAWTTDYGCADHPEQFKWLIEYSPLHNLPPNPHAGAAYPAMLLLTADHDDRVVPLHTLKYCATLQHGVGSSPGQRQPLMVRVDTRSGHGAGKPTAKAILEDTHIFSFIAQTLGLSWRE encoded by the exons ATGGCATTTAAGTACCCGGCAGCTCGGAGAGATGAGAGTAAG GTGGATGACTACCATGGGGTTAAGATATATGACCCTTATGCCTGGTTGGAAGATCCTGACAGTGACGAAACAAAG GCCTTTGTGGAGGAACAGAATAAGCTGACCATGCCATTCCTGGAGCAGTGTGCGGTCAGGCCTCAGTTTCACCAGCGGCTAACTGAGCTCTATGACTACCCCAAATACAGCTGCCCCTACAAGAGAGGAAACAG GTATTTCTACTTCCATAACCAGGGCCTGCAGAACCAGGATGCACTCTATGTGCAGGACTCTCTGGATGGACCAGCCACAGTCTTCTTTGACCCAAACACACTGTCTGAGGATGGGACTGTAGCCTTGAAGA tgGGGCGCCTATCGGAGGAGTGCGAGTACTTTGCGTACGGCCTGAGCTCCAGCGGCTCCGACTGGGTGACGGTGCACTTCCTGAAGGCTGATGACCTCACGAAGCTGCCTGATGTCCTGGACAGGGTGAAGTTCAGCTGCCTGGCCTGGACCCACGATGCCCGCGGAGTGTTTTATAACTGCTACCCCCGGCAGGACGGCAAGGCtgatg GCACAGAGACCACATCCAACCTCAACCAGAAACTATACTACCATGTGATTGGCACCAACCAATCAGAGGACATCCTGGTGGCTGAGTTCCCTGACAATCCAAAATGGCACAGTGGAGTAACG gtgtCAGATGACGGCAGGTATGCAGTGCTGGACATTACAGAGGGCTGTGAGCCAGTCAACCAGCTGTGGTACTGTGACCTGCAGAAGCTGCCCAATGGCATCACAG GCCTGCTGCCCTGGGTGAAGCTGGTGGCTAACTTTGAGGCGCAGTACTCCTACATCACCAACGAGGGCAGTGTGTTCACCTTCCGCACCAACCTGGATGCCCCTCGTTACTGCCTGATCAACATTGACCTGGAGAAACCAGACAAGGACCACTGGAGGACCCTCCTACCCCAGCATGACAAGGACGTCCTGG GCTCTGTGGCCTGTGTGAACCAGCACCACCTGCTGGTCAACTATGTCCATGACGTGAAGGACATCCTGCAGTTGTATGAGCTGTCCACTGGTGGTCTGGTCAGAGATCTGCCTCTGGACGTGGGCACTGTGGTGGGCCTCAGCTGTAAGAAGAAACACTCTGACTTCTTCTACAAGTTCACCTCCTTCACCACGCCAG GTGTGATCTACCACTGTGACCTGAGCCAGGCGTCTCCAGAACCCACCGTGTTCAGACAGGTGGAGGTGAAGGGTATTCAACAGGAGGACTATGAGACCAACCAG GTGTTTTACCCCAGTAAGGATGGAACTAAAATCCCCATGTTCCTGGTGCACGCCCGTGGTCTAAAGAAGGACGGATCACATCCTGTCTTCCTGTACGGATACGGAGGTTTTGAGAACTCCATCCAACCATACTACAA tgttccgTACCTGCTGTTTGTCAGACACCTGGGGGGAATCCTGGCTGTAGCCAACattagaggaggaggggagtacgGACAGACCTGGCACAAAG GTGGTACCCTGGGGAACAAGATGAATTGCTTTGATGACTTCCAGTGTGCAGCAGAGTATCTGATACAAGAGAACTACACCACAGCCAGCCGCATAGCCATCAACGGAGCCTCCAATGGGGGACTGCTCGTGG CGGCATGTGTGAACCAACGTCCGGACCTGTTCGGCTGTGCTGTGGCTGAAGTTGGGGTGATGGACATGCTCAAGTTCCACAAGTTCACCATCGGCCACGCCTGGACCACTGACTACGGCTGCGCAGACCACCCTGAGCAGTTCAAATGGCTCATTGA GTACTCCCCTCTTCACAACCTCCCCCCTAACCCTCACGCTGGCGCTGCCTACCCTGCCATGCTCCTACTGACTGCCGACCATGACGACCGGGTGGTGCCCCTTCACACCCTGAAGTACTGTGCCACACTGCAGCACGGTGTGGGCAGCAGCCCCGGGCAGCGCCAGCCTCTCATGGTCAGGGTGGACACCCGCAGCGGTCACGGAGCGGGCAAGCCTACTGCTAAGGCCATCCTGGAGGATACTCACATCTTCTCCTTCATCGCCCAGACACTGGGGCTGagctggagagagtga